Proteins encoded together in one Deltaproteobacteria bacterium window:
- a CDS encoding universal stress protein, with amino-acid sequence MTRARQLNAILVPVDFSPGSLRALEMAVTLRPPEGEVTALHVIDTDLAARVDKLGLGTYAEAVAKMRARAEEERVWLSKDKGAEIELMVVEGIPFVEILKIATDLDVDLIAIGSSGTSATLKDLLFGGTAEKVLRAAPCAVLCVP; translated from the coding sequence ATGACCAGGGCACGTCAACTCAACGCTATCCTCGTCCCGGTGGACTTTTCGCCCGGCTCACTGCGCGCGCTCGAGATGGCGGTCACGTTGCGCCCGCCCGAGGGCGAGGTCACCGCCCTGCACGTGATCGACACCGACTTGGCGGCGCGGGTCGACAAGCTCGGCCTCGGTACCTACGCCGAAGCGGTCGCCAAGATGCGGGCGCGTGCCGAGGAGGAACGCGTCTGGCTCAGCAAGGACAAGGGCGCGGAGATCGAGTTGATGGTGGTTGAGGGCATTCCGTTCGTCGAGATCTTGAAGATCGCCACCGACCTCGATGTGGATCTGATTGCCATCGGCAGCAGCGGAACCTCGGCGACGCTGAAGGACTTGTTGTTCGGCGGTACGGCGGAGAAGGTGTTGCGCGCTGCCCCCTGTGCGGTGTTGTGCGTGCCGTAG
- a CDS encoding SpoVR family protein, whose product MAAPYTVDDLMAWDERIREQAAAFGLDCFPQEFELCDHNQMLGYMAYSGMPSHYPHWSYGKAYEKLKTLYDYGVSGLPYEMVINSSPALAYLMRDNTLLLQILTIAHVYGHNDFFKNNATFRSTRPEFTISSFKAHAARVRRYIEDPSIGLERVEPIVDAAHALSLQCRRNLAIRKRTIEEVRNDLIEAGRPPADPFQQLHRRPKHVEPDLRKVPPEPDEDVLLFIRDHNPYLAEWERDLITIVHEEAQYFIPQIETKIMNEGWASYWHKQILDHLDLPEGLQLEFIVRHNQVVRPFPGGLNPYHLGFKVWEDIRRRYDDPTAEERAEIGDPGKNGLQKMFEVRESDRDVSFLRRHLTEPLLRELDLFEYEARGDDLVVSKVADSESWRDVKALLLQSVGMATVPVIKVDDADFSGNRTLYLVHAHDGRDLLLEHAEKTLAYLHRLWQREVALETLVGGKRTLLAYTDRGFSTKSLK is encoded by the coding sequence ATGGCTGCCCCGTACACCGTCGACGATCTGATGGCATGGGACGAACGCATCCGCGAGCAGGCGGCGGCTTTCGGCCTCGACTGCTTCCCGCAGGAATTCGAGCTCTGCGATCACAACCAGATGCTCGGCTACATGGCCTACTCCGGCATGCCCTCGCACTACCCGCACTGGTCCTACGGCAAGGCCTACGAGAAGCTCAAGACTTTATACGATTACGGCGTCAGCGGCTTGCCCTATGAAATGGTCATCAATTCCAGCCCGGCGCTGGCCTACCTGATGCGCGACAACACGCTCTTGTTGCAGATCCTCACCATTGCCCACGTTTACGGCCACAACGACTTTTTCAAGAACAACGCCACCTTCCGCAGCACCCGGCCCGAGTTCACCATCAGCAGCTTCAAGGCGCACGCTGCCCGCGTCCGCCGTTACATCGAGGACCCCAGCATCGGCCTGGAGCGGGTCGAGCCCATTGTCGATGCCGCCCACGCGCTCTCGTTACAGTGCCGGCGTAATCTGGCGATCCGCAAACGCACCATCGAGGAGGTCCGCAACGACCTCATCGAGGCCGGGCGACCGCCGGCCGATCCATTCCAGCAACTACATCGCCGCCCCAAGCACGTCGAGCCCGACCTGCGCAAGGTCCCGCCCGAGCCGGACGAGGACGTGTTGCTCTTCATCCGCGACCACAATCCCTACCTCGCCGAATGGGAACGCGATCTCATCACCATCGTGCACGAGGAGGCGCAGTACTTCATTCCGCAAATCGAAACCAAGATCATGAACGAGGGCTGGGCGAGCTACTGGCACAAACAGATCCTCGACCACCTCGACCTGCCCGAGGGCTTACAGCTCGAATTCATCGTGCGCCACAACCAGGTGGTGCGGCCGTTCCCCGGCGGGCTCAACCCCTACCACCTCGGCTTCAAGGTCTGGGAAGACATCCGCCGCCGCTACGACGACCCGACCGCTGAGGAACGCGCCGAGATCGGCGATCCCGGCAAGAACGGGCTGCAGAAGATGTTCGAGGTGCGCGAGAGCGATCGCGACGTGTCGTTCCTGCGCCGCCACTTGACCGAGCCGCTGCTGCGCGAGTTGGATCTCTTCGAGTACGAAGCCCGCGGTGACGACTTGGTGGTGAGCAAGGTCGCCGACAGCGAGAGCTGGCGTGACGTAAAGGCGCTCTTGTTGCAAAGCGTCGGCATGGCCACCGTGCCGGTGATCAAAGTCGATGATGCCGACTTCAGCGGCAACCGCACGCTCTATCTCGTCCACGCCCATGACGGACGGGATCTCCTGCTGGAGCATGCCGAGAAGACGCTCGCCTATCTGCATCGGCTGTGGCAGCGCGAGGTCGCCCTCGAAACCCTCGTCGGCGGCAAGCGCACGTTGCTGGCGTACACCGACCGCGGCTTTTCGACCAAGAGCCTGAAGTGA
- a CDS encoding DUF4326 domain-containing protein, translating into MPSEPRPKTRVVHCRREPADVFIGRPSKWGSPFHIGRDGSRAEVVDKFRQWLIRQPLLLRDLRALRGMALGCDCAPEPCHGDVLAELADLGHHDAYTGGGELHPA; encoded by the coding sequence ATGCCCTCCGAACCACGGCCGAAGACGCGGGTGGTGCATTGCCGGCGCGAACCGGCGGACGTGTTCATCGGCCGCCCGTCGAAGTGGGGAAGCCCCTTTCACATCGGCCGCGATGGCTCGCGCGCGGAAGTAGTGGACAAGTTTCGCCAGTGGCTGATCCGCCAGCCGTTGCTGCTGCGCGACCTGCGCGCCTTGCGCGGCATGGCGCTCGGATGCGACTGCGCCCCCGAGCCGTGTCACGGCGACGTTCTCGCCGAACTGGCCGATCTGGGTCATCACGACGCCTACACCGGCGGCGGTGAACTTCACCCCGCCTAG
- the hflB gene encoding ATP-dependent zinc metalloprotease FtsH, protein MEKRVRFSIGYFVAAVVVLLLLNTYLMREEVSEITYAQFKQLVTAGKLTDVVISPDYITGKLTTIELAGILPESQLRQMQQWGGKTHYFRTVRVEDAKLIETLDAQRIPYSGRLAATWLTNLLSWIATVVFFLVVWGFLFRRIGAAGPGSGLMAIGRSKAKVYVESETRVTFADVAGIDEAKEELKEVVEFLRSPEKFRRLGGKIPKGVLLVGAPGTGKTLLARAVAGEAKVAFFSMSGSEFVEMFVGVGAARVRDLFEQAKQKSPCIVFIDELDALGKSRAINPLGTHDEREQTLNQLLVEMDGFDPNIGVIIMAATNRPEILDPALLRAGRFDRHVALDRPDVRGREAILQVHTRTVKLGPDVDVAVVAARTPGFVGADLANIVNEAALLAARREHAYVTMADFDDAIDRVIAGLERKTRVMNKREKEIVAYHESGHALVATALPGMDIVRKISIIPRGIGALGYTQQLPTEDRYLMTRSELEDRLCVLLGGRVAEEVVFGDISTGAQDDLQKATDIAISMVTQYGMSDVLGLRTFERERRSPFFDSPLLSRKDYSEDKASTIDTEVEKILEGAHARVRTILTDWRPLLDQVAQQLMVAEVLDGDELRRLVSAYRERPPARAAQTA, encoded by the coding sequence ATGGAGAAGCGGGTTCGATTCTCGATCGGGTATTTCGTCGCCGCAGTGGTGGTGCTGCTGCTGCTCAATACCTACCTGATGCGTGAAGAAGTCAGCGAGATCACTTACGCCCAATTCAAACAACTGGTGACCGCGGGCAAGCTGACCGATGTCGTGATCAGCCCCGACTACATCACCGGTAAACTGACTACCATCGAGCTGGCCGGTATTCTGCCCGAGAGCCAACTGCGCCAGATGCAGCAGTGGGGCGGCAAGACTCACTACTTTCGCACCGTGCGGGTGGAGGATGCGAAGCTCATCGAGACCCTCGATGCCCAGCGCATCCCTTACAGTGGCCGGCTTGCCGCCACCTGGCTGACGAACCTGCTGTCATGGATCGCCACCGTGGTGTTCTTTCTGGTGGTGTGGGGATTTCTGTTTCGCCGCATCGGCGCGGCCGGCCCGGGCTCGGGTCTGATGGCGATCGGGCGCAGCAAGGCCAAGGTCTACGTCGAGAGCGAAACCCGCGTTACGTTTGCCGACGTGGCCGGCATCGACGAAGCCAAGGAGGAACTAAAGGAAGTCGTCGAGTTCCTGCGCTCACCCGAGAAATTTCGCCGCCTCGGCGGCAAGATTCCGAAAGGCGTGCTGCTGGTCGGCGCGCCGGGCACCGGCAAGACCTTGCTGGCGCGGGCGGTGGCGGGCGAGGCCAAGGTGGCCTTCTTCAGCATGAGCGGCTCCGAATTCGTCGAGATGTTCGTCGGCGTCGGGGCGGCGCGCGTGCGTGATCTGTTCGAGCAGGCGAAACAGAAGTCGCCGTGCATCGTCTTCATCGACGAGTTGGATGCGCTCGGCAAGTCGCGCGCCATCAATCCGCTCGGCACCCACGACGAGCGCGAGCAGACCCTTAATCAGCTGCTGGTCGAGATGGACGGCTTCGACCCCAACATCGGCGTCATCATCATGGCCGCCACTAACCGTCCCGAGATTCTCGATCCCGCCCTGTTGCGCGCCGGGCGCTTCGATCGCCACGTCGCTCTCGACCGGCCCGACGTGCGCGGCCGCGAGGCCATCCTGCAAGTGCACACGCGCACGGTCAAACTCGGGCCCGACGTCGATGTCGCCGTGGTGGCGGCCCGCACTCCCGGCTTTGTCGGTGCCGACTTGGCTAACATCGTCAATGAAGCCGCGCTGCTGGCGGCCCGCCGCGAGCACGCCTACGTGACCATGGCCGACTTCGATGACGCGATCGATCGGGTGATCGCCGGACTCGAACGCAAAACCCGCGTGATGAACAAGCGCGAGAAGGAGATTGTGGCCTACCACGAAAGCGGCCACGCGCTGGTGGCCACCGCGCTGCCCGGCATGGATATAGTGCGCAAGATCTCCATCATCCCGCGCGGGATCGGTGCGCTCGGCTATACCCAGCAGCTGCCCACGGAGGACCGCTACCTGATGACCCGCTCGGAGCTCGAAGATCGACTGTGCGTGCTACTCGGCGGGCGCGTGGCGGAAGAGGTGGTCTTCGGCGATATATCAACCGGGGCGCAGGATGACCTGCAGAAAGCGACCGACATCGCCATCAGTATGGTGACCCAGTACGGCATGAGTGACGTGCTCGGTCTGCGTACCTTCGAGCGCGAACGCCGCTCGCCCTTCTTCGATTCGCCGCTGCTGTCGCGCAAGGATTACAGCGAGGATAAGGCCAGCACCATTGATACCGAGGTGGAGAAGATCCTCGAAGGCGCGCATGCGCGGGTGCGCACGATTCTCACCGACTGGCGCCCACTGCTCGATCAGGTGGCGCAGCAACTCATGGTTGCCGAGGTGCTCGACGGCGACGAGCTGCGCCGCTTGGTGAGCGCGTACCGCGAGCGCCCCCCGGCGCGGGCAGCGCAGACGGCCTAG
- a CDS encoding serine protein kinase, which produces MEKESVSFERLIREDRAAHSSRAWKGRFLDYLELLKADPILPKLAHARLHDTIVKAGARDILASEDARVKRLFKDENVKVYHFFEEEFFGIEKTLAQIARYFQSAALKGEESRQVLYLMGPVGSGKSSLVEKLQRGLEEAEPFYAIEGCPMTEEPLHLIPRHLRREFEKMLGVHIEGDLCPVCRFRLKEEFGERYEEFPVAARQFSKRNRIGIGVVPPVDPNNQDTSVLIGSEDISKLDLYSEGDPRVLDLNGAINVGNRGMVEFIEVFKNETEYLHAMITATQEKVIPAPGRHGMVYVDTVIVAHSNEAEWQKFKADHTNEAILDRIVVVKVPYNLRLSEEVKIYQKIIRNSDFRAHVAPHTLEVASMFAILSRLEPTAKCDLMTKLKLYSGEEVVEKGRTKKIDVRELRDDAKREGMGGISTRFIMKALDNALSDNIEGNCINPINVREALINMTKEADLPDDTRKQYLDFLQDVLHKEYLDILEKEITKAFVYSYQEQAESLFQNYLDHAEAYVNKTKVKDRNTKEELQPDEGFLKSIEEQIAIIGSAADGFRQEVIAYLWAAGRRGARISYRSYEPLKEAIEKKLMTSVRDISRIITKARTRDEEQSEKYNTMVENLLAHGYCTNCVDVVLKYAANNLWKD; this is translated from the coding sequence ATGGAAAAGGAAAGCGTGAGTTTCGAGCGATTGATCCGAGAAGACCGAGCCGCGCACAGCAGTCGGGCGTGGAAAGGGCGGTTTCTGGACTACCTCGAGTTGCTGAAGGCCGATCCCATCCTTCCCAAGCTGGCGCACGCGCGGCTCCACGACACCATCGTGAAAGCCGGGGCGCGCGACATTCTGGCCAGCGAAGATGCGCGCGTGAAGCGGCTGTTCAAAGACGAGAACGTCAAGGTCTACCACTTCTTCGAGGAGGAGTTCTTCGGCATCGAGAAGACCCTGGCGCAGATCGCGCGCTACTTCCAATCGGCGGCCCTCAAGGGTGAAGAGAGCCGGCAGGTGCTCTACCTCATGGGCCCGGTCGGTTCCGGTAAGAGCTCGCTGGTGGAGAAACTCCAGCGCGGCCTCGAAGAGGCCGAACCGTTCTACGCCATCGAGGGTTGCCCGATGACCGAGGAGCCGTTGCACCTCATCCCGCGCCACCTGCGCCGCGAGTTCGAGAAGATGCTCGGTGTCCACATCGAGGGCGACCTCTGCCCGGTGTGCCGCTTCCGCCTCAAAGAGGAGTTCGGCGAGCGCTACGAGGAGTTCCCGGTCGCGGCGCGCCAGTTCTCCAAGCGCAACCGGATCGGCATCGGCGTGGTCCCGCCCGTGGATCCCAACAACCAAGACACCTCGGTGCTGATCGGCAGCGAGGACATCTCCAAGCTCGATCTCTACTCCGAGGGCGATCCCCGCGTGCTCGACCTCAACGGCGCCATCAACGTCGGTAACCGCGGCATGGTGGAGTTCATCGAGGTGTTCAAGAACGAGACCGAGTACCTCCACGCCATGATCACTGCGACCCAGGAAAAGGTGATCCCGGCCCCCGGGCGCCACGGCATGGTGTATGTCGACACCGTCATCGTTGCCCACTCCAACGAAGCGGAGTGGCAGAAGTTCAAGGCCGACCACACCAACGAAGCCATCCTCGACCGCATCGTGGTGGTCAAGGTGCCCTACAACCTGCGGCTCTCGGAAGAGGTCAAGATCTACCAGAAGATCATCCGCAACTCCGACTTCCGCGCCCATGTCGCGCCCCACACGCTGGAGGTCGCCTCCATGTTCGCCATCCTCTCGCGCCTCGAGCCGACGGCCAAGTGCGACTTGATGACTAAGCTCAAGCTCTACAGCGGCGAGGAGGTGGTCGAGAAGGGGCGGACCAAGAAGATCGACGTGCGCGAGCTGCGCGACGACGCCAAACGCGAGGGCATGGGCGGCATCTCCACTCGCTTCATCATGAAGGCGCTCGACAACGCGCTCTCGGACAACATCGAGGGCAACTGCATCAACCCGATCAACGTGCGCGAAGCCCTCATCAACATGACTAAGGAAGCCGACTTGCCCGACGACACGCGCAAGCAATACCTCGACTTCCTGCAAGACGTCCTGCACAAGGAGTACCTCGACATCTTGGAAAAGGAGATCACCAAGGCCTTCGTGTACTCCTACCAGGAGCAGGCCGAGTCACTGTTCCAGAACTACCTCGACCACGCCGAAGCTTACGTCAACAAGACCAAGGTGAAGGACCGCAACACCAAGGAGGAGCTGCAGCCGGACGAGGGCTTCCTCAAGTCGATCGAGGAGCAGATCGCCATCATCGGCTCGGCGGCCGACGGCTTTCGCCAGGAAGTGATCGCCTATCTGTGGGCGGCCGGCCGCCGCGGCGCCCGCATCAGCTACCGCAGCTACGAGCCGCTCAAGGAGGCGATCGAGAAGAAGCTGATGACCTCGGTGCGCGACATCAGCCGCATCATCACCAAGGCCCGTACCCGCGACGAAGAGCAGAGCGAGAAGTACAACACCATGGTCGAGAACCTGTTGGCCCACGGCTACTGCACCAACTGCGTCGACGTGGTGCTCAAGTACGCGGCCAACAACCTGTGGAAGGACTGA
- a CDS encoding DUF444 family protein produces the protein MTTIFRPFRQADAQRSDRAAGDRLRHRQKIRQSIRENIADIIAEESIIGKDRERVIKVPIRGIKEYRFIYGENAPGVAQGSGSTQPGQVVGKAHREGQGPPDRAGDRPGVDYYETDVSLDELIDIMFEDLELPDLERKRLRELPAPQLTKRKGYRTVGIRVRLDKRHTARARLKRRLATHHGPSHFPGDQPPRFPFHDDDLRYRHMVADLKKESNAVVVCIMDTSGSMDTMKKYLARSFFFLLYQFIVTKYRNVEIVFIAHHTEAREVTEGEFFHKGESGGTFISSGYQKALDIVAERYHPSLWNVYAFHCSDGDNFDSDNPAALRTAHELAQVCNLFGYGEIKPLGSRYYESSMLNIFRRLEADNFQTVLIERKEDIWPSFRAFLAKDRGREQ, from the coding sequence ATGACGACGATCTTCCGGCCCTTTCGCCAAGCCGACGCCCAACGCAGTGACCGTGCCGCCGGGGATCGCTTGCGCCATCGCCAGAAGATCCGCCAATCGATCCGCGAAAATATCGCCGACATCATCGCCGAGGAATCCATCATCGGCAAGGACCGCGAGCGGGTCATCAAGGTACCGATCCGCGGGATCAAGGAATATCGCTTCATCTACGGCGAGAACGCACCGGGTGTCGCCCAAGGCAGCGGCTCGACCCAGCCCGGCCAAGTAGTCGGCAAAGCCCACCGCGAGGGCCAGGGCCCGCCCGATCGCGCCGGCGACCGGCCGGGCGTGGACTACTACGAGACCGACGTCAGCCTCGACGAGCTCATCGACATCATGTTCGAGGATCTCGAGCTCCCCGACCTCGAGCGCAAGCGCCTGCGCGAGCTGCCGGCGCCGCAGCTGACCAAACGCAAAGGCTATCGCACCGTCGGCATCCGCGTGCGCCTCGACAAGCGCCACACCGCCCGCGCGCGGCTCAAGCGTCGCCTCGCCACCCATCACGGGCCCTCCCATTTTCCCGGCGACCAGCCGCCGCGGTTTCCCTTCCACGATGATGACCTGCGCTACCGCCACATGGTCGCTGACCTCAAGAAGGAGTCCAACGCCGTCGTCGTCTGCATCATGGACACCTCGGGCTCGATGGACACCATGAAGAAGTACCTCGCGCGCAGCTTCTTCTTCTTGCTCTACCAGTTCATCGTCACCAAGTACCGCAATGTCGAGATCGTCTTCATCGCCCATCATACCGAGGCGCGCGAAGTCACCGAAGGCGAATTCTTCCACAAGGGCGAGTCCGGCGGCACCTTCATCTCCTCCGGCTATCAAAAGGCGCTCGACATCGTAGCCGAGCGCTACCACCCGTCGCTGTGGAACGTCTACGCCTTCCACTGCTCGGACGGCGACAACTTCGACTCCGACAACCCCGCCGCGTTGCGCACCGCTCATGAGCTGGCGCAGGTGTGCAACCTGTTCGGTTACGGCGAAATCAAACCGCTGGGTTCGCGCTACTACGAAAGCTCGATGCTCAATATCTTCCGCCGCCTCGAGGCCGACAACTTCCAGACCGTGTTGATCGAACGCAAGGAAGACATCTGGCCGAGTTTTCGCGCCTTCTTGGCCAAGGACCGCGGCCGGGAACAGTGA
- a CDS encoding methyltransferase domain-containing protein, which translates to MNEPAPRFWEIFFEVYEALPRQGPGNRAGAVKALGFCRDLPSAPAVLDLGCGVGGQTIHLAQLTSGSIVAVDSHARLTDRLHRIINASGLADRVKPMVADIAHLRLPPESFDLIWSEGALYNIGIENALRICRSLLRPNGYVAFTDAVWRKQNPPPEVRASFDLEYPDMGWTADVLAALKKCKFELLGHFTIPDEAWWDDFYSPMQRRVEELRGKYAADAEALAVLDQIGREPELHRLYSQYYAYEFFVARRAE; encoded by the coding sequence ATGAACGAGCCTGCGCCACGCTTCTGGGAGATCTTCTTCGAGGTCTATGAGGCCCTGCCTCGGCAGGGCCCAGGCAACCGCGCCGGTGCCGTGAAAGCACTCGGGTTCTGCCGAGACTTGCCGTCGGCACCGGCGGTGCTCGACCTCGGCTGCGGCGTCGGCGGACAGACGATTCATCTCGCCCAGCTCACCTCCGGGTCCATCGTCGCCGTCGACAGCCACGCCCGGTTGACCGACCGACTCCACCGGATCATCAACGCGAGCGGCCTAGCCGACCGCGTCAAGCCGATGGTGGCCGACATCGCCCACCTGCGCCTGCCGCCCGAGAGCTTCGACCTGATCTGGTCCGAGGGGGCACTCTACAACATCGGCATCGAGAACGCCTTGCGGATCTGCCGCTCCCTGCTGCGGCCCAACGGCTACGTCGCCTTCACCGACGCCGTCTGGCGGAAGCAGAACCCGCCGCCCGAAGTGCGGGCGAGCTTCGATTTGGAATATCCGGACATGGGTTGGACCGCCGATGTTCTCGCGGCCTTGAAGAAGTGCAAGTTCGAGCTGCTCGGCCACTTCACGATCCCCGACGAGGCCTGGTGGGATGACTTCTATTCCCCCATGCAACGGCGGGTGGAGGAGCTTCGCGGCAAGTACGCCGCCGACGCTGAAGCACTCGCCGTACTCGATCAGATCGGGCGGGAGCCGGAGCTTCATCGCCTGTACTCGCAATACTATGCCTACGAGTTCTTCGTGGCACGCCGCGCCGAGTGA
- a CDS encoding Dyp-type peroxidase, whose amino-acid sequence MPQPQPGIVPEPSSSALFLILRVRDQAQDAGAVSRVAAAVPSLVAKVGAADRRAKLACTVAFGPEFWGVLSPGRRPQGLRPFKAIEAGDRCAPNTGGDLLLHILSKRHDLNFELAMRIRAQLGDTVEVMDEVHGFRYLDSRDLTGFIDGTENPKGKERAAVALIGKEDPVFAGGSFVFTQRYVHDLKRWRALPTPEQEEAIGRRKRDSKELSEQAKPATAHISRVVIEENGEELEIVRHSFPYGTVSEAGLFFIAYNKTIDTFEKMLARMMGVAGDGLHDQLTDYTRAVTGATFFAPSLALLKKLGR is encoded by the coding sequence ATGCCGCAGCCGCAGCCTGGTATCGTACCCGAGCCCAGCTCCAGCGCGCTCTTTCTGATCTTGCGCGTGCGCGACCAGGCGCAAGACGCCGGTGCAGTCTCGCGCGTGGCGGCGGCGGTGCCGTCACTGGTGGCCAAGGTGGGAGCCGCCGACCGGCGCGCCAAGCTGGCCTGCACGGTCGCCTTCGGGCCAGAGTTCTGGGGCGTACTCTCGCCCGGAAGGCGGCCGCAGGGCTTGCGGCCGTTCAAGGCCATCGAGGCCGGCGACCGGTGCGCACCGAACACCGGCGGTGACCTACTCTTGCACATCCTGTCCAAGCGCCACGACCTCAATTTCGAGCTGGCGATGCGGATCAGGGCACAGCTGGGCGACACGGTCGAGGTGATGGACGAAGTGCACGGCTTCCGCTACCTCGACTCGCGCGACCTGACCGGGTTCATCGACGGCACCGAGAACCCGAAGGGCAAAGAGCGCGCCGCCGTGGCGTTGATCGGCAAAGAGGATCCCGTCTTTGCCGGCGGCAGCTTCGTGTTCACCCAGCGCTACGTCCACGATCTCAAGCGGTGGCGGGCGCTGCCGACGCCGGAGCAGGAAGAAGCCATCGGCCGGCGCAAGCGCGACAGCAAAGAGCTATCCGAGCAGGCCAAGCCCGCCACCGCTCACATCAGCCGCGTGGTGATCGAGGAGAACGGCGAGGAGTTGGAGATCGTGCGCCACAGCTTTCCGTACGGCACGGTGAGCGAGGCCGGTCTCTTCTTCATCGCCTACAACAAGACCATCGATACCTTCGAGAAGATGCTGGCGCGCATGATGGGAGTCGCCGGCGACGGCTTGCACGACCAGCTGACGGATTACACCCGCGCCGTCACCGGAGCGACGTTCTTCGCCCCGTCGCTGGCGCTGCTCAAGAAGTTGGGCCGCTGA